In the Bacillus amyloliquefaciens DSM 7 = ATCC 23350 genome, GCCACACTGGGACTGAGACACGGCCCAGACTCCTACGGGAGGCAGCAGTAGGGAATCTTCCGCAATGGACGAAAGTCTGACGGAGCAACGCCGCGTGAGTGATGAAGGTTTTCGGATCGTAAAGCTCTGTTGTTAGGGAAGAACAAGTGCCGTTCAAATAGGGCGGCACCTTGACGGTACCTAACCAGAAAGCCACGGCTAACTACGTGCCAGCAGCCGCGGTAATACGTAGGTGGCAAGCGTTGTCCGGAATTATTGGGCGTAAAGGGCTCGCAGGCGGTTTCTTAAGTCTGATGTGAAAGCCCCCGGCTCAACCGGGGAGGGTCATTGGAAACTGGGGAACTTGAGTGCAGAAGAGGAGAGTGGAATTCCACGTGTAGCGGTGAAATGCGTAGAGATGTGGAGGAACACCAGTGGCGAAGGCGACTCTCTGGTCTGTAACTGACGCTGAGGAGCGAAAGCGTGGGGAGCGAACAGGATTAGATACCCTGGTAGTCCACGCCGTAAACGATGAGTGCTAAGTGTTAGGGGGTTTCCGCCCCTTAGTGCTGCAGCTAACGCATTAAGCACTCCGCCTGGGGAGTACGGTCGCAAGACTGAAACTCAAAGGAATTGACGGGGGCCCGCACAAGCGGTGGAGCATGTGGTTTAATTCGAAGCAACGCGAAGAACCTTACCAGGTCTTGACATCCTCTGACAATCCTAGAGATAGGACGTCCCCTTCGGGGGCAGAGTGACAGGCGGTGCATGGTTGTCGTCAGCTCGTGTCGTGAGATGTTGGGTTAAGTCCCGCAACGAGCGCAACCCTTGATCTTAGTTGCCAGCATTCAGTTGGGCACTCTAAGGTGACTGCCGGTGACAAACCGGAGGAAGGTGGGGATGACGTCAAATCATCATGCCCCTTATGACCTGGGCTACACACGTGCTACAATGGGCAGAACAAAGGGCAGCGAAACCGCGAGGTTAAGCCAATCCCACAAATCTGTTCTCAGTTCGGATCGCAGTCTGCAACTCGACTGCGTGAAGCTGGAATCGCTAGTAATCGCGGATCAGCATGCCGCGGTGAATACGTTCCCGGGCCTTGTACACACCGCCCGTCACACCACGAGAGTTTGTAACACCCGAAGTCGGTGAGGTAACCTTTTTGGAGCCAGCCGCCGAAGGTGGGACAGATGATTGGGGTGAAGTCGTAACAAGGTAGCCGTATCGGAAGGTGCGGCTGGATCACCTCCTTTCTAAGGATTTTAACGGAATATAAGACCTTGGGTCTTATAAACAGAACGTTCCCTGTCTTGTTTAGTTTTGAAGGAACTTTGATTCTTTCATATGGTAGATGGGCCTGTAGCTCAGCTGGTTAGAGCGCACGCCTGATAAGCGTGAGGTCGGTGGTTCGAGTCCACTCAGGCCCACCATCTTTACCCAATACGGGGCCTTAGCTCAGCTGGGAGAGCGCCTGCTTTGCACGCAGGAGGTCAGCGGTTCGATCCCGCTAGGCTCCACCAACGTGTTCTTTGAAAACTAGATAACAGAAGTAATTCACATTCAATTGTAATGCAAGATATCACGTAGTGATTCTTTTTAACGGTTAAGTTAGAAAGGGCGCACGGTGGATGCCTTGGCACTAGGAGCCGATGAAGGACGGGACGAACACCGATATGCTTCGGGGAGCTGTAAGCAAGCTTTGATCCGGAGATTTCCGAATGGGGAAACCCACCACTCGTAATGGAGTGGTATCCATATCTGAATACATAGGATATGAGAAGGCAGACCCGGGGAACTGAAACATCTAAGTACCCGGAGGAAGAGAAAGCAAATGCGATTCCCTGAGTAGCGGCGAGCGAAACGGGACCAGCCCAAACCAAGAGGCTTGCCTCTTGGGGTTGTAGGACACTCTGTACGGAGTTACAAAGGAACGAGGTAGATGAAGAGGTCTGGAAAGGCCCGCCATAGGAGGTAACAGCCCTGTAGTCAAAACTTCGTTCTCTCCTGAGTGGATCCTGAGTACGGCGGAACACGTGAAATTCCGTCGGAATCCGGGAGGACCATCTCCCAAGGCTAAATACTCCCTAGTGACCGATAGTGAACCAGTACCGTGAGGGAAAGGTGAAAAGCACCCCGGAAGGGGAGTGAAAGAGATCCTGAAACCGTGTGCCTACAAGTAGTCAGAGCCCGTTAACGGGTGATGACGTGCCTTTTGTAGAATGAACCGGCGAGTTACGATCCCGTGCAAGGTTAAGCAGAAGATGCGGAGCCGCAGCGAAAGCGAGTCTGAATAGGGCGAATTGAGTACGTGGTCGTAGACCCGAAACCAGGTGATCTACCCATGTCCAGGGTGAAGTTCAGGTAACACTGAATGGAGGCCCGAACCCACGCACGTTGAAAAGTGCGGGGATGAGGTGTGGGTAGGGGTGAAATGCCAATCGAACCTGGAGATAGCTGGTTCTCTCCGAAATAGCTTTAGGGCTAGCCTCAAGGTAAGAGTCTCGGAGGTAGAGCACTGATTGGACTAGGGGCCCCTACCGGGTTACCGAATTCAGTCAAACTCCGAATGCCGATGACTTATCCTTGGGAGTCAGACTGCGAGTGATAAGATCCGTAGTCGAAAGGGAAACAGCCCAGACCGCCAGCTAAGGTCCCAAAGTATACGTTAAGTGGAAAAGGATGTGGAGTTGCTTAGACAACCAGGATGTTGGCTTAGAAGCAGCCACCATTTAAAGAGTGCGTAATAGCTCACTGGTCGAGTGACTCTGCGCCGAAAATGTACCGGGGCTAAACGTATCACCGAAGCTGCGGACTGTTCTTCGAACAGTGGTAGGAGAGCGTTCTAAGGGCTGTGAAGCAAGACCGGAAGGACTTGTGGAGCGCTTAGAAGTGAGAATGCCGGTATGAGTAGCGAAAGAGGGGTGAGAATCCCCTCCACCGAATGCCTAAGGTTTCCTGAGGAAGGCTCGTCCGCTCAGGGTTAGTCGGGACCTAAGCCGAGGCCGAAAGGCGTAGGCGATGGATAACAGGTTGATATTCCTGTACCACCTCCTCACCATTTGAGCAATGGGGGGACGCAGGAGGATAGGGTAAGCGCGGTATTGGATATCCGCGTCCAAGCAGTTAGGCTGGGAAATAGGCAAATCCGTTTCCCGTGAAGGCTGAGCTGTGATGGCGAGCGAATTATAGTAGCGAAGTTCCTGATTCCACACTGCCAAGAAAAGCCTCTAGCGAGGTGAGAGGTGCCCGTACCGCAAACCGACACAGGTAGGCGAGGAGAGAATCCTAAGGTGATCGAGAGAACTCTCGTTAAGGAACTCGGCAAAATGACCCCGTAACTTCGGGAGAAGGGGTGCTCTGTTAGGGTGCAAGCCCGAGAGAGCCGCAGTGAATAGGCCCAGGCGACTGTTTAGCAAAAACACAGGTCTCTGCGAAGCCGTAAGGCGAAGTATAGGGGCTGACGCCTGCCCGGTGCTGGAAGGTTAAGAGGAGCGCTTAGCGTAAGCGAAGGTGCGAATTGAAGCCCCAGTAAACGGCGGCCGTAACTATAACGGTCCTAAGGTAGCGAAATTCCTTGTCGGGTAAGTTCCGACCCGCACGAAAGGCGCAACGATCTGGGCACTGTCTCAACGAGAGACTCGGTGAAATTATAGTACCTGTGAAGATGCAGGTTACCCGCGACAGGACGGAAAGACCCCGTGGAGCTTTACTGCAGCCTGATATTGAATGTTGGTACAGCTTGTACAGGATAGGTAGGAGCCTTGGAAACCGGAGCGCCAGCTTCGGTGGAGGCATCGGTGGGATACTACCCTGGCTGTATTGACCTTCTAACCCGCCGCCCTTATCGGGCGGGGAGACAGTGTCAGGTGGGCAGTTTGACTGGGGCGGTCGCCTCCTAAAAGGTAACGGAGGCGCCCAAAGGTTCCCTCAGAATGGTTGGAAATCATTCGCAGAGTGTAAAGGCACAAGGGAGCTTGACTGCGAGACCTACAAGTCGAGCAGGGACGAAAGTCGGGCTTAGTGATCCGGTGGTTCCGCATGGAAGGGCCATCGCTCAACGGATAAAAGCTACCCCGGGGATAACAGGCTTATCTCCCCCAAGAGTCCACATCGACGGGGAGGTTTGGCACCTCGATGTCGGCTCATCGCATCCTGGGGCTGTAGTCGGTCCCAAGGGTTGGGCTGTTCGCCCATTAAAGCGGTACGCGAGCTGGGTTCAGAACGTCGTGAGACAGTTCGGTCCCTATCCGTCGCGGGCGCAGGAAATTTGAGAGGATCTGTCCTTAGTACGAGAGGACCGGGATGGACGCACCGCTGGTGTACCAGTTGTTCTGCCAAGGGCATCGCTGGGTAGCTATGTGCGGACGGGATAAGTGCTGAAAGCATCTAAGCATGAAGCCCCCCTCAAGATGAGATTTCCCATTCCGCAAGGAAGTAAGATCCCTGAAAGATGATCAGGTTGATAGGTCTGAGGTGGAAGTGTGGCGACACATGGAGCTGACAGATACTAATCGATCGAGGACTTAACCTAATTTGAATGTATGCTTCCTGTTATCTAGTTTTGAGAGAACACTCTCAATGGTTTGGTGGCGATAGCGAAGAGGTCACACCCGTTCCCATGCCGAACACGGAAGTTAAGCTCTTCAGCGCCGATGGTAGTCGGGGGTTTCCCCCTGTGAGAGTAGGACGCCGCCAAGCTATTTTAACGGTAAAGGCAGCTCATCATGAGCTGCCTTTTTTGTGTTTATAAGTATTGCTTCAGAAAATTAGAAGCGTAGTAAGGAAATTTGCGTTCCGTGACCTCTAAAAACCGCCGGATCATTACATAATCATCGCTGACATGCTGCGTCAGCAGTTCATACCACCACTCCGTTTCATATCTCGCAATCATTCCGACATTGTACAGGACCAAATAATGAATAATCATTTCCGGAAGATGCAGGAAGTGATCGCGCTGAGAGGGAATATAATATTGATTATTCTCTAAGTGAAACAATAAATTTGGTGAAGACCAAGGTTCCCTGTCTATCGGAGCGGCCTCAAAAACCAAATTCTTATGGTCTTTCCTGACAAAAGACCAATTCAAGTGATGACTGATGTATTCTGCAAAGCGGGTGTCAGACATATTGTAATGAATCACCGCATGTTCAGGCACTGAAATAAGGTTATCTTTCAGCTCTACTTTGGTCAGCCAATTCTTTTTCTCTTGGAAATGGAATACAGCATGCAATTCAGGAATGGCTGTCAGCAATTTTTTCATTGTATACCGTTCTTCCTCAAGACCGGCTATTCCGAATAAGTGTTTCATCACATGAATACATAAACCATTGCGCTGCACCTTCACTTCATCATCCCTAAAAGAGTAATTTTGCTTTTTGCGTTTTCGGGCAGTCACGCCATGTGCGAGTACTGAAGCGTGGCTTGGATAGCTTGGATCTGTGGTCAGAAGACAGGCTTTCAGCAATTGTGACATCCCGTAAAACAACAGAATAGGCTTAATTTCTAAAGGAGAAAGGGATGCCTGCTTATAAAAGGACTCGGCGTGTTTGATGAAGAATATGAAGCGCTCACTGTTTTTAAACGCATACCGTTTTGGTTCTTCCATTCCTCTTTCTGTATAGACTTTATTTAGAAATTTCTGGGAAGATTCTACAGAATAAAATAATGATAACTCTTTCCATTCAAGGTCTCTCATATGTATTTTTAAACCCTTTCCTTTATCTAAATATTTCAACTCTTTTTCGCTTCCTTGACATGCCGTTTTCTAGTTGATAATCTACATATAATATTTTGCCGAAAAGAGGGGGATTTACTAATGTGGGAAAGTAAATTTTCAAAAGAAGGCTTAACGTTCGATGATGTACTGCTCGTACCAGCTCAATCAGACGTACTTCCGCGTGATGTGGATTTGTCTGTTGAACTGACAAAAACGTTAAAGCTTAATATTCCTGTCATCAGTGCAGGAATGGATACAGTAACAGAATCAGCAATGGCGATTGCGATGGCCCGACAAGGCGGCTTGGGCATTATTCATAAAAACATGTCCATCGAACAGCAGGCTGAACATGTTGACAAAGTCAAACGTTCTGAACGGGGCGTTATTACAAATCCCTTCTTTTTAACACCTGATCATCAAGTATTCGATGCGGAGCATTTGATGGGGAAATACAGAATTTCCGGTGTTCCGATCGTAGATAATAAAGACGATCAAAAGCTGGTCGGTATCATTACAAACCGCGATCTTCGCTTTATCTCTGATTATTCAATGAAAATCAGTGATGTTATGACAAAAGAAGAGCTGGTTACGGCTCCTGTGGGAACCACATTAGACGAAGCGGAAAAAATCTTGCAGAAGCATAAAATTGAAAAACTTCCATTAGTGGATGACCAAAACAAATTAAAAGGTCTTATCACGATCAAAGATATTGAAAAGGTTATCGAATTCCCGAATTCATCTAAAGATGAACACGGACGCCTGATCGTCGGCGCTGCGGTAGGCGTGACAGGTGATACAATGACTCGTGTCAGCAAGCTTGTTGAAGCGAATGTCGACGTTATCGTGGTTGATACGGCTCACGGACATTCCAGAGGCGTACTGAACACAGTTGCGAAAATCCGTGAGACATATCCTGAATTGAACATTATCGCAGGAAATGTTGCTACGGCTGAAGCGACAAAGGCTTTGATTGAAGCCGGAGCAAACATTGTAAAAGTGGGAATCGGACCTGGATCTATCTGTACGACACGCGTCGTTGCAGGCGTAGGTGTACCGCAAATCACTGCGATTTATGATTGTGCCACTGAAGCGAGAAAACACGGCGCAACAATTATCGCGGACGGCGGTATTAAATTCTCCGGAGATATTACGAAAGCATTGGCATCCGGCGGACATGCTGTCATGCTTGGAAGCCTGCTTGCCGGTACTTCAGAAAGCCCGGGCGAAACTGAAATCTATCAAGGCAGAAGATTTAAAGTGTATCGCGGTATGGGTTCTGTCGCTGCCATGGAAAAAGGCAGTAAAGACCGATATTTCCAAGAAGAAAATAAGAAATTCGTCCCTGAAGGTATCGAAGGACGGACTCCGTACAAAGGTCCTGTAGAAGAAACAGTGTATCAGCTTGTCGGCGGTCTTCGTTCAGGTATGGGATATTGCGGTTCAAAAGACTTGCGCGCTTTAAGAGAAGAAGCTCAATTTATCCGTATGACAGGAGCAGGTCTTCGCGAAAGCCATCCGCATGATGTCCAAATCACGAAGGAATCACCAAACTACACAATCTCATAATTGTTACAAATAAAAAACATTTGACAGGGTCGCTGACTCTGTCTATTTTTTTTATATCGAGTGTGATAAAATTTATAATGTTGTGTTTTGAAGTTGAATATGTCCTTAACGGCTTAATTATAGATTTAAAATGAATGACGGAGGTCGTAAGATTGAACATCACGAAATGGAAACAGATGTTGGTGTCATTAGTGGTACTGGCACTGACCGCAACTTGCTTTGTTCCGATGTCTAAAGCGGAAGCAGCCGGCAATGACCCGATTGATGTCAATGCATCAGCTGCGATAATGATTGAGGCTTCATCGGGGAAAATTTTATACAGTAAAAATGCAGACAAAAGATTGCCGATTGCCAGCATGACAAAAATGATGACTGAATATCTGCTTCTGGAAGCCATTAAAGAAGGAAAAGTGAAATGGGACCAAACGTATACTCCTGATGATTATGTCTATGAAATCTCTCAAGACAACAGTTTATCAAACGTCCCTCTCCGGAAAGACGGCAAATACACAGTCAAAGAACTGTACCAAGCTATGGCGATTTACTCTGCTAACGGAGCCGCGATCGCTGTTGCCGAAATTCTTGCCGGAACTGAAACAAAATTTGTCGCCAAAATGAATGCGAAAGCCAAAGAACTAGGCATGACAAACTATGACTTTAAAAATTCCACCGGTCTTGTGAATGAAGACCTTCACGGCAAACAGCCGCAAGGGGAAGGCGTTAAAGAAGAGAGTGAAGTTTCTGCTAAAGACATGGCGCTTCTTGCAGACCGCCTGATCACTGATTATCCGGAAGTTCTGAAAACAACAAGCATTGCTAAGACGAAATTCAGAGCGGGCACAGATGATGAAATGGACATGCCGAACTGGAACTTCATGTTAAAAGGCCTTGTTTCTGAATATCCCGGCGTTGACGGCTTAAAAACAGGTTCTACTGATTCTGCGGGATCTTGTTTTACAAGCACCGCACAGCGGAACGGAATGCGGGTCATCACCGTTGTATTAAACGCAAAAGGCAACCTGCATACCGGACGTTTTGATGAAACCAAAAAAATGCTCGATTACGCATTTAACAGCAATTTCTCAATGAAAGATCTTTACCCTGAAGGCTCTCAAGTAAAAGGGCACAAAACGATTGACGTTGACAAAGGGAAAGACAAGCAAGTCGATATTGTTACTGATAAGGCACTTTCTATTCCTGTGAAAAGCGGGGATGAAAAGAACTATAAAGCTGAAGTGACTTTAGATAAAAAAGAAATCACGGCTCCTGTGAAAAAAGGGACGAAAGTCGGAACGCTGACAGTTACATACAAAGGCAGTGACAAAGACTACGGCTTCCTCAAATCCAAAGAGTTCAGCGTGAATCTTGTAACGAAAAATGATGTAGATAAAGCAAACTGGTTTGTTCAGATGATGCGCGGCATCGGAGGCTTCTTCTCCGGAATCTGGAACAGTGCCGTTGATACGGTAACAGGCTGGTTTTAAGAAATAAGAAAGAGCTCTGATGAAAGTTAGGGCTCTTTTGCTTAATATACTGAAAAAACCAAATTGTTAGTAAAAAAATGATATCTATCTCTTTCATCTCGCTGTAAAATGAGAATATCCATATGAAATATTGTATTTCTGGGATACAATAAGAGATAGAAATTATCTAATCATACATTGACTAGGGGGACCAAATAATGGCTCAAACAGGTACTGACCGTGTAAAACGCGGAATGGCGGAAATGCAAAAAGGCGGCGTCATCATGGACGTTGTAAATGCTGAACAAGCGAAGATTGCCGAAGAGGCGGGAGCTGTTGCCGTAATGGCGTTAGAACGTGTTCCGGCTGATATTCGCGCTGCCGGCGGTGTTGCCCGCATGGCTGACCCGACGATCGTTGAAGAAGTAATGAATGCTGTATCCATTCCCGTAATGGCAAAAGCGCGTATCGGACATATCGTTGAAGCGCGTGTCCTTGAAGCAATGGGAGTAGATTATATCGATGAAAGTGAAGTCCTGACTCCTGCTGACGAAGAATTTCATTTAAATAAAAATGAATATACTGTTCCGTTCGTATGTGGATGCCGTGATCTTGGCGAAGCAACGCGCCGTATCGCTGAAGGAGCGTCCATGCTTCGTACAAAAGGCGAACCGGGAACAGGAAACATTGTGGAAGCTGTCCGCCATATGAGAAAAGTAAACGCGCAAGTGCGCAAAGTTGTGGCGATGAGCAATGATGAGCTGATGACTGAAGCTAAAAACCTCGGTGCTCCTTATGAACTGCTTCTTCAAATTAAGCGTGACGGCAAATTGCCTGTTGTCAACTTTGCTGCCGGCGGAGTGGCGACGCCTGCTGATGCGGCATTGATGATGCAGCTTGGCGCTGATGGCGTATTTGTCGGTTCAGGTATTTTCAAATCGGACAATCCTGCTAAATTCGCTAAAGCAATTGTTGAAGCAACGACTCACTACACAGATTACAAACTGATTGCTGAGCTTTCTAAAGAATTGGGCACAGCAATGAAAGGAATCGAAATCTCAAATCTATTGCCGGAACAGCGTATGCAAGAACGCGGCTGGTAAAACCATAGGAGAGCTGGAAGCATGTTAACAATTGGTGTACTTGGACTTCAAGGAGCAGTAAGAGAACATATTCGTTCAATTGAAGCATGTGGTTCAAAAGGTGTCGTGATTAAGCGTCCTGAACAGCTGAATGACATCGACGGCTTAATCCTGCCGGGCGGGGAAAGCACGACTATGCGGCGTTTAATGGATACGTATCATTTTATGGAGCCGCTTCGCGAGTTTGCCGCCCAGGGAAAACCGATGTTCGGCACATGCGCCGGTCTGATTATCTTAGCCAAAGAGATTGCGGGAACGGATAATGCTCATTTAGGGCTGTTAAACGTTGTTGTCGAGCGTAATTCTTTTGGCCGTCAGGTCGACAGCTTTGAGGCTGATCTAACGATTAAAGGCCTTGATGAGCCGTTTACTGGTGTATTTATTCGCGCGCCGCATATTTTAGAAGCCGGAGAAGATGTTGAAGTGCTTTGTGAACATAACGGACGCATCGTGGCTGCAAAACAAGGCCATTTCCTCGGCTGCTCGTTCCATCCTGAAT is a window encoding:
- the dacA gene encoding D-alanyl-D-alanine carboxypeptidase codes for the protein MNITKWKQMLVSLVVLALTATCFVPMSKAEAAGNDPIDVNASAAIMIEASSGKILYSKNADKRLPIASMTKMMTEYLLLEAIKEGKVKWDQTYTPDDYVYEISQDNSLSNVPLRKDGKYTVKELYQAMAIYSANGAAIAVAEILAGTETKFVAKMNAKAKELGMTNYDFKNSTGLVNEDLHGKQPQGEGVKEESEVSAKDMALLADRLITDYPEVLKTTSIAKTKFRAGTDDEMDMPNWNFMLKGLVSEYPGVDGLKTGSTDSAGSCFTSTAQRNGMRVITVVLNAKGNLHTGRFDETKKMLDYAFNSNFSMKDLYPEGSQVKGHKTIDVDKGKDKQVDIVTDKALSIPVKSGDEKNYKAEVTLDKKEITAPVKKGTKVGTLTVTYKGSDKDYGFLKSKEFSVNLVTKNDVDKANWFVQMMRGIGGFFSGIWNSAVDTVTGWF
- the pdxS gene encoding pyridoxal 5'-phosphate synthase lyase subunit PdxS is translated as MAQTGTDRVKRGMAEMQKGGVIMDVVNAEQAKIAEEAGAVAVMALERVPADIRAAGGVARMADPTIVEEVMNAVSIPVMAKARIGHIVEARVLEAMGVDYIDESEVLTPADEEFHLNKNEYTVPFVCGCRDLGEATRRIAEGASMLRTKGEPGTGNIVEAVRHMRKVNAQVRKVVAMSNDELMTEAKNLGAPYELLLQIKRDGKLPVVNFAAGGVATPADAALMMQLGADGVFVGSGIFKSDNPAKFAKAIVEATTHYTDYKLIAELSKELGTAMKGIEISNLLPEQRMQERGW
- the guaB gene encoding IMP dehydrogenase gives rise to the protein MWESKFSKEGLTFDDVLLVPAQSDVLPRDVDLSVELTKTLKLNIPVISAGMDTVTESAMAIAMARQGGLGIIHKNMSIEQQAEHVDKVKRSERGVITNPFFLTPDHQVFDAEHLMGKYRISGVPIVDNKDDQKLVGIITNRDLRFISDYSMKISDVMTKEELVTAPVGTTLDEAEKILQKHKIEKLPLVDDQNKLKGLITIKDIEKVIEFPNSSKDEHGRLIVGAAVGVTGDTMTRVSKLVEANVDVIVVDTAHGHSRGVLNTVAKIRETYPELNIIAGNVATAEATKALIEAGANIVKVGIGPGSICTTRVVAGVGVPQITAIYDCATEARKHGATIIADGGIKFSGDITKALASGGHAVMLGSLLAGTSESPGETEIYQGRRFKVYRGMGSVAAMEKGSKDRYFQEENKKFVPEGIEGRTPYKGPVEETVYQLVGGLRSGMGYCGSKDLRALREEAQFIRMTGAGLRESHPHDVQITKESPNYTIS
- the pdxT gene encoding pyridoxal 5'-phosphate synthase glutaminase subunit PdxT, translated to MLTIGVLGLQGAVREHIRSIEACGSKGVVIKRPEQLNDIDGLILPGGESTTMRRLMDTYHFMEPLREFAAQGKPMFGTCAGLIILAKEIAGTDNAHLGLLNVVVERNSFGRQVDSFEADLTIKGLDEPFTGVFIRAPHILEAGEDVEVLCEHNGRIVAAKQGHFLGCSFHPELTDDHRVTELFVKMAEKHKQETAV
- a CDS encoding YaaC family protein, with amino-acid sequence MRDLEWKELSLFYSVESSQKFLNKVYTERGMEEPKRYAFKNSERFIFFIKHAESFYKQASLSPLEIKPILLFYGMSQLLKACLLTTDPSYPSHASVLAHGVTARKRKKQNYSFRDDEVKVQRNGLCIHVMKHLFGIAGLEEERYTMKKLLTAIPELHAVFHFQEKKNWLTKVELKDNLISVPEHAVIHYNMSDTRFAEYISHHLNWSFVRKDHKNLVFEAAPIDREPWSSPNLLFHLENNQYYIPSQRDHFLHLPEMIIHYLVLYNVGMIARYETEWWYELLTQHVSDDYVMIRRFLEVTERKFPYYASNFLKQYL